One region of Palaemon carinicauda isolate YSFRI2023 chromosome 40, ASM3689809v2, whole genome shotgun sequence genomic DNA includes:
- the LOC137631976 gene encoding uncharacterized protein, with the protein MSRLGIFTTLVALELLTCNLQYSYKTVAESCKYRKVPVSKSVVRFQSDRFRKYEEERVDVLIPKTACGNKCCAREWCKLWCFDFSDNICIFSNIIITPSYEEMNENNVLSCYTTPIRDVVDSNTTFSLVPFPDLEGRNGVRLTDGIYKYKSLDECLISKGPKAWFVADLGMMQTFSKIRFVSQWTNNALRLNNVTIRIGSSINPLSNELDQNKVFGFYSGPAAEDEEIIVASDEPVTARVISFQKADEELLQICHFQVY; encoded by the coding sequence ATGAGTCGGCTTGGAATCTTCACGACATTAGTTGCTTTAGAATTATTGACCTGTAATTTACAATACAGTTACAAGACCGTGGCCGAAAGTTGCAAATACAGAAAGGTGCCTGTTTCAAAGTCTGTTGTCAGGTTCCAAAGCGATCGATTTCGTAAATACGAAGAGGAAAGGGTTGATGTCTTAATTCCCAAAACTGCTTGTGGCAATAAATGCTGCGCACGAGAATGGTGTAAGTTGTGGTGTTTCGACTTCTCGGACAACATTTGTATCTTCTCCAACATCATCATTACACCGTCCTACGAAGAAATGAACGAGAATAATGTACTCTCGTGCTACACGACGCCCATTCGAGATGTGGTGGATTCTAATACGACATTTTCTCTTGTTCCATTTCCGGACCTCGAAGGAAGGAATGGTGTCCGTTTAACAGATGGTATCTACAAGTACAAATCCTTGGATGAATGCCTCATTAGCAAGGGGCCAAAGGCGTGGTTCGTGGCTGATCTAGGAATGATGCAAACATTTTCGAAAATAAGGTTTGTGTCTCAATGGACCAATAATGCTCTTCGCTTAAACAATGTCACAATTCGAATTGGATCCTCTATTAACCCACTATCAAATGAGCTGGATCAGAATAAGGTGTTTGGATTCTACTCTGGACCAGCTGCAGAGGACGAAGAGATCATCGTTGCATCTGACGAACCTGTGACTGCAAGAGTTATCTCATTCCAAAAGGCTGACGAGGAGTTGCTTCAGATTTGTCATTTCCAAGTGTACTGA